In Paenibacillus sp. G2S3, a single window of DNA contains:
- a CDS encoding PQQ-binding-like beta-propeller repeat protein encodes MRGTLLKSYLRTAIIGLGVLLMVNPVQAAAADSHTSFIGSNLDDYYANLSAAKVEWSTTMDLPTLGDLPTDYIMGKGVVAAGAGKAFILQKGQLLAINAQTGKVMWKYGSKLKAPLLYQDGVAYVTSEAGTIYAVNAANGKNKWSSSANSKGISQLVIDKDQLFAANGDIQAFNLKDGKLQWRDNFGEKLYEPFMVEGNLILAQNSESGAYTYDILHAFDRTTGKELWNNRDHYFPIAEINGTLITQRKATLFDALPLTTLDSLDVKTGKVVKTVVYNPANIDPNDPEAPKGGSAWSDGDRIFITGQKGVYSYPVNADPATVTRDNYSYESIGAKLSYAAGPYDGRILFSNEQSIYGVKMANKSVVQYTGISNLIARFDLLGHGMYVAQTDGKLIAIDLISAKPIVQLKTSGRVFGPTLLESGMIIVQSKGILTAFKEPQVLKIK; translated from the coding sequence ATGAGAGGAACATTATTGAAGTCATATCTTCGTACTGCAATTATTGGTTTAGGGGTATTGCTTATGGTAAACCCGGTACAAGCTGCTGCGGCTGATTCACACACCTCTTTTATAGGCTCGAATTTAGATGATTATTATGCAAATCTGTCTGCTGCGAAGGTTGAGTGGTCAACTACGATGGATTTGCCAACGCTAGGAGATTTACCAACGGACTACATTATGGGTAAGGGCGTTGTTGCAGCCGGCGCAGGTAAAGCTTTTATCCTTCAAAAGGGCCAGCTTTTAGCCATTAACGCCCAGACGGGAAAAGTAATGTGGAAATACGGCTCCAAATTAAAGGCACCGCTACTTTATCAAGATGGTGTGGCCTATGTGACTTCAGAAGCGGGCACAATCTATGCAGTCAACGCAGCTAATGGAAAAAATAAATGGAGTTCATCAGCAAACAGTAAAGGCATCAGCCAATTAGTTATTGATAAAGATCAGCTTTTTGCCGCCAATGGTGATATTCAAGCCTTCAATCTGAAGGATGGAAAATTACAGTGGCGTGATAATTTCGGTGAAAAGCTGTATGAACCGTTCATGGTTGAGGGGAACCTGATATTAGCTCAAAACTCAGAATCCGGAGCGTATACGTATGACATTCTACATGCCTTTGATCGAACAACGGGTAAAGAGCTTTGGAATAACAGAGATCATTATTTTCCGATTGCTGAGATTAATGGAACGCTTATAACACAACGAAAGGCTACCTTATTCGATGCTCTTCCTCTTACTACACTCGACAGTTTGGATGTTAAGACAGGTAAAGTAGTGAAGACAGTAGTTTATAACCCTGCTAACATAGACCCAAATGATCCCGAAGCACCAAAGGGGGGCAGTGCCTGGAGTGACGGTGACAGAATTTTTATAACAGGACAAAAAGGAGTCTACAGCTATCCAGTAAATGCTGATCCTGCTACCGTAACACGGGATAATTATTCCTACGAATCCATCGGAGCTAAGTTATCCTACGCCGCTGGTCCTTATGATGGAAGAATTCTTTTTAGTAACGAACAGAGCATTTATGGTGTTAAAATGGCCAATAAATCAGTGGTTCAATATACTGGAATCAGCAATCTGATTGCCCGCTTTGATCTGCTCGGACATGGTATGTATGTGGCCCAGACTGACGGGAAATTAATCGCAATAGATCTGATTTCAGCAAAACCGATTGTGCAGCTCAAAACATCAGGTAGAGTGTTCGGCCCAACCTTGCTGGAAAGCGGTATGATTATTGTGCAGAGCAAAGGGATTTTGACCGCTTTCAAGGAGCCTCAGGTTTTGAAAATCAAATAA
- a CDS encoding LLM class flavin-dependent oxidoreductase encodes MSNEVTTAPASDFEFGIYTLGDIVADCHTGNKISPKQRLDEVIAAAKLADEAGLDVFGVGEHHRLDFAISSVPVVLAAISQVTHRIKLTSATTVLSTIDPVRVFEDFATLDLLSNGRAEIIAGRGAFVESFPLFGYELEDYHRLFAENINLLLELNKHEIMNWEGSFRSSLKDSEIAPRPLQQSLPVWIGVGGSPESAEKAGVLGTGMAIAILSGSPEPFQELAATYRRAGIQAGHAPEALKIAITSHGYIAETSQQALDEYYPYYYSYRNSISPKPGQEYSVSRDDFGQYVSADNTMAVGSPQQIIEKILYQHELFGHSRFMTQLDIGGLPYAKVAKAIELLATEVAPVVRREIAKKNSR; translated from the coding sequence ATGAGTAACGAGGTAACCACAGCACCAGCATCCGACTTTGAATTCGGGATCTACACCTTAGGAGACATTGTAGCTGATTGTCATACCGGTAATAAGATCAGCCCGAAACAACGACTCGACGAAGTTATAGCTGCGGCCAAGCTGGCGGATGAAGCAGGGCTTGATGTATTTGGTGTAGGTGAGCATCACCGACTTGATTTCGCGATTTCTTCGGTTCCAGTCGTTCTGGCAGCCATCTCCCAGGTTACTCACAGAATCAAGCTGACGAGTGCCACTACTGTATTAAGCACGATTGATCCCGTGCGCGTGTTCGAGGATTTCGCCACACTTGATTTACTGTCGAATGGCCGTGCAGAAATTATTGCTGGACGTGGTGCTTTTGTGGAATCTTTTCCGCTCTTTGGGTACGAACTTGAAGACTATCATCGACTATTCGCCGAGAATATTAATCTGCTTCTCGAGCTTAATAAGCATGAAATTATGAACTGGGAGGGTTCCTTCCGCTCATCCTTGAAGGATTCTGAGATTGCACCACGCCCTCTTCAGCAAAGCCTTCCTGTATGGATAGGTGTAGGTGGTTCTCCTGAAAGCGCGGAGAAAGCTGGCGTACTCGGAACTGGAATGGCTATCGCCATTCTTAGCGGTAGTCCAGAGCCTTTCCAAGAGCTTGCTGCAACTTATCGACGCGCTGGAATTCAGGCGGGCCATGCACCTGAGGCTTTAAAGATTGCGATTACCAGCCACGGCTACATTGCCGAAACCTCACAGCAGGCGCTGGATGAATATTACCCGTATTACTATAGTTATCGTAATTCCATCAGCCCAAAACCTGGTCAAGAATACAGCGTTTCTCGTGACGACTTTGGGCAATATGTATCTGCTGATAACACGATGGCTGTAGGTAGCCCGCAGCAAATTATCGAAAAAATTCTTTATCAGCATGAGCTGTTCGGCCATAGCCGCTTTATGACTCAGCTCGACATCGGCGGCCTTCCTTACGCCAAGGTAGCCAAGGCTATTGAACTATTGGCAACAGAGGTTGCCCCTGTCGTACGACGCGAGATTGCCAAGAAGAATAGCCGATAG
- a CDS encoding TIR domain-containing protein, translating into MTKPKLFIGSSRESIRYARAIHEQLKRDAEVHPWYANAFRANEYTMEALERNLDESDFAVFVFSPDDVAKIRGKFYYVTRDNTGFEMGLFWARLRRNRVFCLVPDQVTARDDLIPGQNVEEYHLLSDLSGITALEYEMHHDNPTAAVDVSCGKIIDSIQGLGRFRDPVKDLEQLKMELRRKESILHFFWQYNSNVTISEGGEKYHALSEAIRNSFLPPKHCRVIGAAIWQAQEKEQLAQVGGNVGRGHSYSLTVTKGNEKQPSVVDAFLSSKWTFFQRTEVAEVYILCYPLGKKYVLSVHFSGSDGLSADDLKAVVENNQDLFRTINHLVGEDSA; encoded by the coding sequence GTGACTAAACCAAAGCTATTCATTGGATCTTCCAGAGAATCCATACGTTATGCAAGAGCGATTCATGAGCAGCTGAAGAGGGATGCTGAAGTACATCCTTGGTATGCTAATGCCTTTCGAGCGAATGAATATACGATGGAGGCACTGGAGAGAAATTTGGATGAGAGCGATTTTGCCGTATTTGTGTTCTCGCCAGATGATGTCGCCAAAATACGCGGTAAATTTTATTATGTGACTCGTGATAATACAGGGTTTGAAATGGGCTTGTTTTGGGCCAGATTGCGGCGTAATCGCGTCTTTTGCTTAGTGCCGGATCAGGTGACTGCCCGCGACGATTTAATCCCTGGACAGAATGTTGAAGAATATCATCTGTTGTCCGATTTGTCGGGAATTACAGCTTTAGAGTATGAGATGCACCATGATAATCCTACGGCTGCTGTAGATGTGAGCTGTGGTAAAATTATTGATAGTATTCAAGGGCTTGGAAGATTCCGTGACCCGGTGAAAGATTTAGAGCAACTAAAGATGGAATTAAGGCGCAAAGAAAGTATCCTTCATTTTTTTTGGCAATATAATAGTAATGTGACCATCTCTGAGGGTGGAGAGAAGTATCACGCACTCAGTGAGGCGATACGCAATTCTTTCTTACCTCCGAAGCATTGTCGTGTGATCGGTGCTGCGATCTGGCAGGCTCAAGAGAAGGAACAGCTTGCTCAGGTGGGTGGAAATGTCGGACGTGGTCACTCCTATTCCTTGACTGTGACGAAAGGGAATGAGAAGCAGCCTAGTGTGGTAGATGCATTTTTATCGAGCAAATGGACTTTTTTTCAACGCACGGAAGTTGCGGAGGTATATATCCTATGCTATCCTCTAGGTAAGAAGTATGTTCTTTCCGTACATTTTTCAGGGAGTGATGGATTATCTGCGGATGATCTTAAAGCGGTAGTTGAGAATAATCAGGATTTATTCCGTACCATCAATCATTTAGTAGGGGAGGATTCAGCATGA
- a CDS encoding N-acetylmuramoyl-L-alanine amidase: MKKMIGVTLLTACLLGIAAPQSAEAKTSAESYTAQVYANSLNVRNEPAKNATVVGSIKNGAKVTVTDEQHGWLKVKTGNISGWVAGYYLKKVNNSSKQSGASGSSVASKPSTASSTSLSSTTKVTVTADSLRIRSGPGTQYKVLGSLKAKDSVALLLRQNDWARIRTASGDIGWVAAQYIRTGTILSNTSTTSTVSRTGNLRGKLIVVDPGHGGSDPGMLGTTYNTMEKDLNLQTALYLRDALLAKGARVEMTRTREDQKPTLARRAQMSEALRADAFVSIHYNSSPKKVSGTLTFFYSESDDLKLARAIETRLGQGIGLKSNGLSFGDYHILRENRIPATLVELGFLTNPTDESIVRKSSYQKKAAKAIAEGLADYFRN, from the coding sequence ATGAAGAAAATGATAGGTGTCACGTTGCTCACAGCTTGCCTTTTGGGTATAGCAGCACCACAGTCTGCTGAAGCCAAAACATCAGCGGAAAGTTATACCGCTCAGGTATATGCGAACTCTCTAAATGTACGCAATGAGCCGGCAAAGAATGCAACTGTTGTAGGATCTATTAAGAACGGAGCAAAGGTAACTGTGACCGATGAACAGCACGGATGGTTAAAAGTTAAGACGGGTAACATCTCTGGCTGGGTAGCCGGCTATTACCTAAAAAAGGTGAACAATAGCTCCAAGCAATCTGGCGCTTCTGGATCATCTGTTGCTTCCAAACCCAGCACTGCTTCTTCCACCTCTTTGAGTAGTACCACAAAGGTTACAGTTACGGCAGATTCACTGCGCATCCGAAGCGGTCCAGGAACACAATATAAGGTACTCGGTTCTTTAAAAGCTAAGGATTCTGTCGCCCTCCTTCTTCGTCAGAACGATTGGGCGCGAATTCGAACAGCTAGCGGTGACATCGGTTGGGTCGCAGCGCAATATATCCGAACTGGAACCATACTAAGCAACACAAGCACTACAAGCACCGTTTCGCGCACAGGAAATTTACGAGGAAAATTAATCGTCGTAGATCCCGGTCATGGCGGCAGTGATCCGGGTATGCTCGGCACTACATATAACACCATGGAAAAGGATTTGAATCTGCAAACCGCACTTTATCTCCGCGATGCCCTTTTAGCTAAAGGTGCACGGGTTGAGATGACACGTACCCGGGAGGATCAGAAGCCTACGCTCGCTAGGCGTGCTCAGATGAGTGAGGCTTTGCGTGCAGATGCATTTGTAAGCATTCATTATAATTCTTCTCCGAAAAAAGTATCTGGGACACTGACCTTCTTCTACTCCGAATCCGATGATCTGAAGCTGGCACGAGCGATTGAAACCCGGCTGGGACAAGGTATCGGTCTTAAGAGCAACGGGTTGTCCTTTGGCGATTATCACATCCTAAGGGAGAATCGAATTCCAGCTACCTTAGTTGAACTCGGATTTCTTACCAACCCTACAGATGAGTCTATTGTCCGCAAATCCTCCTATCAGAAAAAAGCAGCCAAGGCTATCGCGGAAGGATTGGCAGACTACTTCAGAAACTAG
- a CDS encoding glycine betaine ABC transporter substrate-binding protein, which yields MKIPKLMTGVLTTVLMGTLLAGCGGGNNNAAAGNSGEITIGSKNFTENVLLAHMMADLIEDKTDIKVKRQMNLGGSNVAWSALENNNIQLYPDYTGTIVANYYQEETGNSEESLTKTRELLEKDGLAFLDPFGINNTYTLAVSRKTAEKYNLKTFSDLAKVSGEMVLGVEFEFLDREDGYPGIQKLYGMDFKQSKGMDHGIMYRSIDDGETDVTNAYATDAQIKVHDLVILQDDKEFFPPYDAGPIIRQETLDKYPELKDVLNQLKGQISDEEMQQLNAEVDVDALKEEDVARNFLIKKGLIEG from the coding sequence ATGAAAATTCCAAAATTGATGACAGGCGTTCTAACTACAGTATTAATGGGGACGCTACTTGCTGGGTGTGGTGGTGGGAATAATAATGCTGCTGCGGGTAACAGTGGAGAAATCACGATTGGCTCCAAAAACTTCACGGAGAATGTTCTACTTGCTCATATGATGGCAGATTTGATAGAAGATAAAACAGATATTAAAGTGAAGCGCCAGATGAACTTGGGAGGCTCTAATGTAGCTTGGAGTGCGCTTGAGAATAATAATATCCAGCTATATCCGGATTACACCGGAACCATTGTAGCCAATTACTATCAAGAGGAGACGGGAAACTCTGAGGAATCGTTGACAAAAACCAGAGAACTGCTTGAAAAAGATGGACTGGCCTTTCTGGATCCATTCGGCATAAATAATACCTATACTTTAGCTGTTAGTCGCAAAACGGCTGAGAAGTACAATCTAAAGACTTTCAGCGATTTGGCGAAAGTATCTGGAGAAATGGTTCTTGGCGTAGAGTTCGAGTTCTTGGATCGTGAGGACGGGTACCCAGGTATCCAGAAACTTTACGGTATGGATTTCAAGCAGAGCAAAGGAATGGACCATGGTATCATGTACCGTTCGATCGACGACGGGGAAACAGATGTAACCAATGCATATGCGACGGATGCGCAAATTAAAGTACATGATCTGGTGATTCTGCAGGATGATAAAGAATTCTTCCCACCTTATGATGCAGGACCGATTATTCGTCAGGAAACGCTAGATAAATACCCTGAACTGAAAGACGTCTTAAATCAATTGAAAGGACAGATCAGTGACGAAGAAATGCAGCAATTGAACGCAGAAGTTGATGTGGATGCGCTCAAGGAAGAGGATGTAGCTCGTAATTTCCTGATCAAAAAGGGACTAATAGAAGGCTAA
- a CDS encoding ABC transporter permease has translation MRDQSLWQQLIYQLDLRREDLIHSMGVHMQLVLLSMLFAIIVGIALGIMITRVKPLKGITLGAAGILQTIPSLAMLGFMIPLFGIGMKTAVVALFLYSLLPIIRNTYTGITDVDPSIVEAARGMGMKSWQILFRVQLPLALSVIMAGIRTAAVINVGTATLAAFIGAGGLGEFIFLGIQRNIEALTLLGAIPAAILALVLDYLLGLLERLTTPKGLKV, from the coding sequence ATGAGAGATCAATCGTTATGGCAACAACTCATATATCAATTAGATTTACGTAGGGAAGATTTGATTCATTCTATGGGAGTGCATATGCAACTTGTGCTCTTGTCCATGTTATTTGCAATTATTGTTGGCATTGCGCTTGGAATTATGATTACACGGGTTAAACCTCTGAAAGGGATTACGCTTGGTGCGGCTGGGATTCTTCAGACAATACCTAGTCTGGCGATGCTCGGATTTATGATTCCTCTATTTGGCATAGGGATGAAGACGGCAGTTGTAGCTTTGTTTCTGTATTCACTGCTGCCAATTATCCGCAACACCTACACGGGAATTACTGATGTGGATCCGTCTATAGTAGAAGCGGCCCGGGGAATGGGAATGAAGAGCTGGCAGATTCTATTCAGGGTTCAACTCCCTTTAGCTTTAAGTGTAATTATGGCAGGGATCCGTACTGCTGCAGTTATTAATGTCGGGACAGCAACACTGGCAGCCTTTATCGGTGCTGGCGGATTGGGTGAATTTATTTTCTTAGGTATTCAACGGAACATCGAAGCTCTAACCTTACTTGGCGCTATTCCGGCCGCGATTCTTGCACTCGTGCTGGATTATCTGCTTGGATTGCTTGAACGGTTAACGACTCCAAAGGGATTGAAAGTATAA
- a CDS encoding ABC transporter ATP-binding protein, which yields MLKFEGVGKKYANGYEAVKNISFEIEAGEILVLIGPSGCGKTTTMKMINRLVPHTSGHIYIHGKDITKENPVNLRKNIGYVIQQAGLFPHYTIEDNVGLIPDLKGWEVKKKKERVLEMLRLVGLDPVIFAKRYPKQLSGGQQQRVGVARALAADPEIILMDEPFGALDPITREQLQDELLRMQQEVKKTIVFVTHDMDEALKLGDKIAILKDGEIVQLDTPYELLSRPANDFVESFIGKNRIYQNPEYIPVTEVMRDNPSTSLPGRTLGKALTFMRQRKMDTLLVGNEKGKLLGIVSAYDVTAKMEQSLTIEEIMTPPGVVLQDTATARDALSLITEAPYGIIPIVTAEGNIAGIVTRGSLLTAFAAQWGGAKEEEVSV from the coding sequence ATGCTGAAATTTGAAGGAGTAGGTAAGAAGTATGCTAATGGTTATGAAGCAGTTAAGAACATTAGTTTTGAAATCGAAGCTGGAGAAATACTAGTACTGATCGGTCCCAGTGGTTGCGGAAAGACAACAACAATGAAAATGATAAATCGTCTTGTCCCGCATACATCAGGCCATATTTATATCCACGGTAAAGATATCACCAAGGAGAACCCCGTAAACCTCCGCAAGAACATCGGTTATGTTATTCAGCAAGCTGGTCTATTCCCGCACTACACCATAGAAGATAATGTAGGCTTGATTCCAGACCTAAAGGGCTGGGAAGTGAAGAAGAAAAAAGAACGGGTGCTCGAAATGCTCCGCCTAGTCGGACTTGATCCGGTGATATTTGCCAAACGTTACCCGAAACAATTATCAGGTGGGCAGCAGCAGCGTGTAGGTGTAGCTCGTGCATTGGCAGCTGATCCCGAGATTATATTGATGGATGAACCGTTTGGCGCTTTGGACCCCATTACCCGTGAACAGCTGCAAGATGAGTTGCTGCGCATGCAACAAGAAGTGAAGAAGACAATTGTATTTGTAACACATGATATGGATGAAGCACTGAAGCTTGGAGATAAAATCGCTATTCTTAAAGATGGTGAAATCGTTCAACTAGATACACCTTATGAGCTGCTCAGCCGCCCTGCTAATGATTTCGTAGAATCATTTATCGGCAAAAACCGTATTTACCAAAACCCTGAGTATATCCCCGTAACAGAAGTTATGCGCGACAATCCATCTACATCTCTTCCAGGGCGCACGCTGGGTAAAGCTCTTACCTTTATGCGTCAACGCAAAATGGATACATTACTGGTAGGAAACGAGAAAGGTAAGCTGCTTGGCATAGTCTCCGCTTATGATGTTACCGCCAAAATGGAACAAAGCCTTACTATCGAAGAAATTATGACACCACCTGGGGTGGTGCTGCAGGATACAGCAACAGCAAGAGACGCATTATCATTGATTACGGAAGCTCCATACGGCATTATTCCGATTGTAACCGCTGAGGGGAACATTGCCGGGATTGTTACAAGAGGCAGTCTTCTGACGGCGTTTGCTGCACAATGGGGAGGCGCGAAAGAGGAGGAAGTGTCTGTATGA
- a CDS encoding TrkA C-terminal domain-containing protein produces the protein MSMQEISGYKSIALDIAQRIVSGEFPVQSKLSGRSLLAGQYHVSPETIRKAMGLLKDENIVFVSQGKEIIVISDQKAYEYITRNNYLKSAYSLKQDLQQLLLEKKKLDGKFEKLLTGIIEASDRMKNLKPYHPEEITIHEESHVVGKTIGALQFWQNTGATIIALRRGADITISPGPHVILREHDVLVAVGDEKMYQRTEQFINKNSENHL, from the coding sequence ATGTCCATGCAAGAAATATCCGGTTATAAGTCTATAGCCCTTGATATTGCACAAAGAATTGTAAGCGGGGAATTTCCCGTACAGAGTAAGCTATCCGGGCGTTCTCTATTGGCAGGACAATATCATGTTTCTCCCGAAACGATTCGTAAGGCTATGGGATTATTGAAGGATGAGAATATAGTGTTTGTTTCGCAGGGGAAAGAGATTATTGTCATCTCTGATCAAAAGGCGTATGAGTATATCACCAGGAATAACTATCTGAAATCAGCTTATTCATTGAAACAGGATCTACAGCAATTATTGCTTGAAAAGAAGAAGCTCGACGGTAAATTTGAGAAGCTACTAACTGGAATTATCGAGGCATCAGACCGGATGAAGAATTTAAAACCGTACCACCCGGAAGAAATTACAATCCATGAAGAATCACATGTGGTTGGTAAAACCATTGGAGCATTACAATTTTGGCAGAATACAGGGGCTACTATTATAGCGCTTCGCCGAGGTGCTGATATAACCATCTCTCCAGGTCCGCATGTCATACTCAGAGAACATGATGTACTTGTAGCAGTTGGTGATGAGAAAATGTACCAAAGAACGGAACAATTTATCAATAAAAATTCAGAAAATCATTTATAA
- a CDS encoding Nramp family divalent metal transporter, translating into MRQHKNSISAQAVLNGETKGIKRLLPFLGPAFIAAVAYLDPGNFATNITAGSKYGYLLLWVIVASNLMAVLIQALSAKLGIATGKNLPEIAHDRFPKSVSIFLWIQSELVIIATDLAEFIGAALGLYLLFDIPMLPAALITAVGSFAILELQRRGYRSLEAGIAAMILIVVLAFAFQVIVAKPDMGAVAVGMFTPKFEGVDSILLAAGILGATVMPHAIYLHSSLTQNRIVGVNEAEKKQIFKLEFIDIIIAMIIAGAVNLAMVIVSAALFFKNGIVVEDLDVAFQQFSHLAGPVTAISFGLGLLIAGLSSSSVGTMAGDVVMQGFINKRINLYLRRAITIIPPLAIIGFGVNPTKALVISQVILSFGIAFALVPLVMFTSNRQIMGGLVNRKMTAALGWIISGLVVSLNLFLVYQMFV; encoded by the coding sequence ATGAGACAACATAAAAACTCCATTTCGGCGCAAGCCGTACTTAATGGGGAGACCAAAGGAATTAAAAGATTACTTCCTTTCTTAGGTCCAGCGTTTATCGCTGCGGTTGCTTATCTGGATCCAGGTAATTTTGCCACCAACATTACGGCGGGTTCAAAATACGGCTATCTCCTATTATGGGTGATTGTAGCCTCGAACTTAATGGCCGTTCTTATTCAGGCCTTATCCGCCAAGCTTGGTATTGCTACAGGAAAGAACCTGCCGGAGATCGCTCATGATCGTTTTCCGAAGAGTGTATCGATCTTCTTATGGATTCAAAGTGAACTGGTGATAATAGCTACGGATCTGGCGGAGTTTATCGGGGCGGCATTGGGGCTTTATCTATTATTTGATATTCCCATGCTGCCGGCAGCACTTATCACTGCGGTAGGTTCATTTGCTATCCTAGAGCTTCAGCGCCGCGGTTACCGTTCCCTTGAGGCAGGAATTGCTGCAATGATCCTTATAGTTGTATTAGCCTTTGCTTTTCAAGTGATTGTAGCTAAGCCAGATATGGGGGCTGTTGCTGTAGGCATGTTCACACCTAAGTTTGAAGGGGTAGACAGTATTCTCTTGGCAGCAGGGATTCTAGGTGCAACAGTGATGCCACATGCCATTTATCTACATTCATCACTTACACAGAACCGTATCGTAGGAGTAAACGAAGCGGAAAAGAAACAGATTTTTAAACTGGAATTCATAGATATTATTATTGCGATGATTATTGCAGGTGCAGTGAATCTGGCAATGGTTATTGTCTCAGCCGCATTATTTTTCAAAAATGGTATCGTGGTTGAGGATTTGGATGTTGCGTTTCAGCAATTTAGTCACTTAGCTGGACCCGTAACGGCGATCTCGTTTGGTTTAGGACTACTCATCGCTGGACTATCGAGCTCTTCTGTAGGAACTATGGCTGGTGATGTAGTGATGCAAGGCTTCATCAATAAAAGAATTAACCTGTACTTACGCCGTGCGATTACGATAATTCCACCTTTGGCTATCATTGGCTTTGGTGTAAATCCAACGAAGGCGCTCGTTATCAGTCAGGTGATCTTATCCTTTGGGATTGCATTTGCCCTGGTACCACTGGTGATGTTTACAAGCAATCGTCAGATAATGGGCGGGTTAGTGAATCGTAAGATGACAGCTGCTCTGGGCTGGATTATCTCCGGTCTAGTGGTATCGTTAAACTTATTTTTGGTATATCAAATGTTTGTATAA